The proteins below are encoded in one region of Methanomassiliicoccus luminyensis B10:
- a CDS encoding 4Fe-4S double cluster binding domain-containing protein, whose product MSSLKEDIRKIAAESGFQLFGVSDLERLESAPFPDGRGLMRPSEVMKDARSAIVMGMVIWDEAMNSAVAAASAGDFSGGATDYLNLYYEVLETRGWRFVERARKELGISAMPTHTVQAKIAATLAGLGFIGHNTQVVTPQYGPRVRWLVVLTDADLEPDQPFAKDLCAEQPLCQKASLCVRSCPYQAIVPGPSQGMEPGKKVDYAKCVVSHEMDRDITPAHLKHIRQITERGFMECTICNLACPYGKPVDEVVKKKRGLA is encoded by the coding sequence ATGTCATCGTTGAAAGAGGATATCCGGAAGATCGCGGCGGAAAGCGGCTTCCAGCTGTTCGGCGTATCTGACCTCGAGAGACTGGAGTCCGCTCCATTCCCCGATGGGCGAGGGCTCATGAGGCCGTCCGAGGTCATGAAGGACGCCCGCTCCGCCATCGTCATGGGCATGGTCATCTGGGACGAGGCCATGAACTCGGCCGTGGCGGCCGCCAGCGCGGGGGACTTCAGCGGCGGTGCCACCGACTACCTGAACCTGTACTATGAGGTCCTGGAGACCCGGGGATGGCGCTTCGTCGAGCGGGCCAGGAAGGAACTGGGAATCAGTGCCATGCCGACACACACTGTGCAAGCGAAGATCGCGGCGACGCTGGCGGGGCTGGGGTTCATAGGCCACAACACCCAGGTCGTCACTCCTCAGTACGGGCCGCGGGTCCGGTGGCTGGTCGTTCTCACCGATGCCGATCTCGAACCGGACCAACCGTTCGCGAAGGACCTGTGCGCCGAGCAGCCGCTTTGCCAGAAGGCGTCGCTGTGCGTCAGATCATGCCCATATCAGGCCATCGTTCCGGGGCCGTCGCAGGGCATGGAGCCGGGGAAGAAGGTCGACTATGCGAAGTGCGTGGTGTCGCACGAAATGGATAGGGACATCACGCCAGCGCACCTGAAGCACATCAGGCAAATCACCGAGCGCGGGTTCATGGAGTGCACCATCTGCAACCTCGCGTGCCCATACGGCAAGCCGGTGGACGAGGTTGTGAAAAAGAAGAGGGGACTGGCATAG
- a CDS encoding MDR family MFS transporter: protein MFGRKNKNKAVDQKDGATDSNYTKSRTRTFIMLGLGLGMLLASLDQTIVGTAMPKIVAELGGMSLFSWLVTAFMLAETITIPIAGKMSDRIGRKPVFLAGMLVFLAGSILAGLSTSMEFLILTRFIQGLGGGAMMPVSMAAVADLYAPEERGKIQGLLGAIFAISSIIGPFIGGFIVDHMDWRWVFYVNIPVGIAAIAVTSLRFPKFINDNPQPVDYLGMVTLMACLAPALLVVTWGGSTYAWDSVEIIGMSVIAVVSLIAFILVERKAKDPLLPLGLFKEPIFTLGSASLVIIAFGMFGVITFLPLFLQAVIGMSATNSGESLIPLMLGSMLTTVPSGFLLKRTGYKPWLIAGPPIAALGLFLLSTLHAGSSQVEAMAYLVIVGAGMGCVMSNVIVAAQNVMPKKDMGVVSSSMSLFRSIGGTVGVTILGTIVNHRMVDELNRNLSAEAIAALPTTDVSQLGNLLMSPGAAAIPEPILEIIRMALSDSITYMFFIGAIITILALVTSVFIRSVPLKSVEEYHEITPPKGDDAVGE from the coding sequence ATGTTCGGAAGAAAGAATAAGAACAAAGCCGTAGACCAGAAGGACGGCGCAACGGACAGCAACTACACCAAGAGCCGTACCCGCACCTTCATAATGTTGGGCCTTGGGCTCGGCATGCTACTGGCAAGTCTGGACCAGACCATTGTCGGCACTGCCATGCCCAAGATCGTCGCCGAGCTTGGCGGCATGAGCCTGTTCTCGTGGCTGGTCACCGCATTCATGCTCGCGGAGACCATAACCATACCGATCGCCGGCAAGATGTCGGACCGAATCGGCAGAAAACCCGTGTTCCTGGCCGGCATGCTGGTATTCCTGGCCGGTTCGATCCTGGCAGGTCTGTCAACATCGATGGAGTTCCTGATCCTCACCAGGTTCATCCAGGGACTGGGCGGCGGCGCTATGATGCCAGTGTCCATGGCCGCGGTGGCGGACCTGTACGCTCCGGAGGAAAGGGGCAAGATCCAAGGATTGCTGGGAGCTATATTCGCCATATCCAGCATCATCGGCCCGTTCATCGGCGGATTTATCGTCGACCACATGGACTGGCGCTGGGTATTCTACGTGAACATCCCGGTAGGCATAGCGGCCATCGCCGTTACCTCGCTGAGGTTCCCCAAGTTCATTAACGACAACCCTCAGCCCGTCGACTATCTTGGCATGGTCACACTAATGGCCTGTCTGGCCCCGGCGCTCCTGGTGGTGACCTGGGGAGGCAGCACCTACGCCTGGGACAGCGTGGAGATAATCGGCATGAGCGTGATCGCGGTCGTCTCCCTGATAGCTTTCATACTGGTGGAGAGGAAGGCCAAGGACCCCCTCCTGCCGCTGGGGCTGTTCAAGGAGCCCATATTCACCTTGGGCAGCGCGAGCCTCGTGATCATAGCCTTCGGGATGTTCGGCGTTATCACATTCCTGCCCCTGTTCCTGCAGGCGGTCATAGGGATGAGTGCCACCAACAGCGGGGAGAGCCTGATCCCTCTGATGCTCGGCTCGATGCTCACCACCGTACCCAGCGGGTTCCTGCTGAAGCGCACCGGCTACAAGCCCTGGCTTATCGCGGGACCGCCCATCGCCGCGCTAGGCCTGTTCCTGCTGTCCACGCTGCACGCCGGTAGCTCGCAGGTGGAGGCCATGGCGTACCTGGTCATCGTCGGCGCCGGCATGGGCTGCGTGATGTCCAACGTCATCGTGGCCGCGCAGAACGTCATGCCCAAGAAGGACATGGGCGTGGTCTCCTCATCGATGAGCCTGTTCAGGAGCATCGGCGGGACCGTCGGCGTGACCATCCTCGGGACCATCGTCAACCACCGCATGGTGGACGAACTCAACAGGAACCTCTCTGCGGAGGCCATAGCCGCGCTGCCGACCACTGATGTCTCCCAGCTGGGGAACCTGCTGATGTCGCCTGGTGCGGCCGCAATACCAGAGCCGATCTTAGAGATCATTCGAATGGCCTTGAGCGACAGCATCACCTACATGTTCTTCATAGGGGCGATCATCACGATCCTCGCGCTGGTCACCAGCGTGTTCATCAGGAGCGTCCCCCTGAAGAGCGTGGAGGAGTATCACGAGATCACCCCTCCCAAGGGCGACGATGCGGTCGGCGAGTAA
- a CDS encoding TetR/AcrR family transcriptional regulator: MITVVKSNKKPAERRNEFITISEELFLEKGFENTTVDDIVGRMGVAKGLFYYYFDSKEDLLMTISERLVDEVLSSISAAMEKKGLTAVERFMVLLPANSDISSRSRTLIAYFHKERNRAFHHLMEKRGREFMVPAIEQIIIQGVEEGVFSVKYPRETSVALEAVMSAMTEIFRQNPQPRAPDREAEIALDLMERILGAKPGSLDAIRESFAPACSRRAANCQN, translated from the coding sequence GTGATTACCGTGGTTAAGAGCAACAAGAAGCCAGCAGAAAGAAGGAACGAGTTCATCACCATCTCCGAGGAGCTGTTCTTGGAGAAGGGGTTCGAGAACACCACGGTCGACGACATCGTAGGCCGGATGGGCGTAGCGAAGGGGCTGTTCTACTATTACTTTGATTCTAAAGAGGACCTTTTGATGACCATATCGGAGCGCCTCGTCGACGAGGTGCTGTCGTCAATATCCGCGGCGATGGAGAAGAAGGGGCTCACCGCCGTCGAGCGGTTCATGGTGCTCCTTCCGGCAAATTCAGATATTAGCTCACGTTCCCGGACCCTCATCGCCTACTTCCACAAGGAGCGGAACCGGGCGTTCCACCACCTGATGGAGAAGCGCGGCAGGGAGTTCATGGTGCCCGCGATCGAGCAGATAATCATCCAGGGGGTCGAAGAGGGCGTCTTCAGCGTGAAATATCCACGAGAGACCTCCGTCGCCCTGGAGGCAGTGATGAGCGCAATGACGGAGATTTTCCGCCAGAACCCCCAGCCGAGAGCGCCCGATCGTGAGGCCGAGATAGCCTTGGACCTCATGGAGAGGATCCTGGGAGCTAAGCCTGGATCGTTGGACGCGATCAGAGAGTCCTTTGCTCCGGCATGTAGCCGGAGGGCTGCAAATTGCCAGAATTAA
- a CDS encoding aconitase X, which produces MYLTKDEEALLSGEKGEGSRKAMELLVALGDIFEAPRLIPISSAHLSGVSYKTIAEGGISFLEELAVDAKVKVPTTLNPAGMDREKWKEMGISPRFADRQQHIIECYEALGVTADCSCTPFLSTNIPRKGDTLAWAESSALSFANSMVGARTNREGGPGALAAAIVGKTPEYGLHLDENRKPSVVIDVEVEDPDHSLLGQAVGSVVGSRIPYFRGIRPDTDRAKMLAAAMAAAGSVALFHIEGVTPEADPRSIKGLEHIAIGKRELEAARNKLNTGNDPELIALGCPHLSVEEMRSLASKLKGRKRRGDAEVWFCTSRCTAAKCPKEVEVLSRFGNIVCDTCMIVAPIEERFKTTATNSAKACNYLPTLCSQKVVFRDTDGLLELIS; this is translated from the coding sequence ATGTACCTGACCAAGGATGAGGAAGCGCTGCTCTCGGGCGAGAAGGGAGAGGGGTCCAGGAAAGCGATGGAGCTGCTGGTCGCACTGGGCGACATATTCGAGGCCCCAAGGCTCATCCCGATATCCTCTGCCCACTTGTCAGGGGTCTCGTACAAGACCATCGCCGAGGGCGGCATTTCCTTCCTGGAAGAGCTGGCCGTCGACGCCAAGGTCAAGGTCCCTACTACTCTCAACCCTGCGGGCATGGACCGCGAGAAGTGGAAGGAGATGGGCATCTCCCCCCGGTTCGCCGACCGCCAACAGCACATCATAGAGTGCTACGAGGCCCTGGGCGTTACCGCGGACTGTTCATGCACCCCCTTCCTCAGCACTAACATCCCCAGGAAGGGGGATACGCTGGCGTGGGCGGAATCGAGCGCGTTGTCGTTCGCCAACTCCATGGTGGGGGCGAGGACCAACCGCGAAGGCGGTCCCGGGGCGCTCGCGGCGGCCATCGTCGGCAAGACCCCCGAGTACGGCCTGCACCTGGACGAGAACAGGAAGCCGTCGGTGGTCATCGACGTGGAGGTGGAGGACCCGGACCACTCGCTGCTCGGCCAGGCCGTCGGTTCGGTGGTGGGGAGCCGCATCCCGTACTTCAGGGGGATCCGCCCCGACACGGACCGGGCTAAGATGCTAGCCGCCGCAATGGCTGCGGCCGGCTCGGTGGCGCTGTTCCACATCGAAGGGGTGACCCCGGAAGCGGACCCCCGATCCATAAAGGGCCTGGAACACATCGCCATCGGAAAGAGGGAGCTGGAAGCGGCGCGCAACAAGCTCAACACCGGCAACGATCCTGAACTAATAGCTCTGGGATGCCCTCATCTCTCGGTGGAGGAGATGCGCTCCTTGGCGTCCAAGCTCAAGGGCCGGAAGCGCCGCGGGGACGCCGAGGTGTGGTTCTGCACCTCCCGGTGCACCGCTGCGAAGTGCCCGAAGGAGGTGGAGGTGCTGTCCCGCTTCGGCAACATCGTGTGCGATACCTGTATGATCGTCGCCCCGATAGAGGAGAGGTTCAAGACCACCGCCACCAACTCGGCGAAGGCCTGCAACTACCTGCCCACTCTATGCTCGCAGAAGGTTGTGTTCCGGGACACCGACGGCCTGCTGGAGCTGATATCATGA
- the ileS gene encoding isoleucine--tRNA ligase, with the protein MIKQVQANYSPPELEKRVQQFWNETDAYKKTKDLRASGNDYYFVDGPPYTTGYIHLGTAWNKTIKDTVVRFKRMQKHNVRDQPGYDMHGLPIEVKVEQSIGIKSKKDIEAYGIDRFVSTCKDYALGMQKKMTEQFKELGVWMDWERPYMTIAPSYIEAAWWTLKKAHGQGLLVSSNRVITWCPRCETALAEAEIEYWEEKDPSIYVKFPLKQEAGVSLLVWTTTPWTLPANMAVAAHPDLKYAKVRYLRNGGKESDIVIILESLIDAIGSLGNWDEYDVLETFEGADLVGKEYFPPLEAEVDSQRRMQGANVHKVIPSTTVEADMTGLVHIAPGHGPEDFELGRKFGLEPYSPIDEGGKFVDDVGERYAGIFVKKANPKIIEDLQNKGLMFHSGHIEHRYGHCWRCNSGILYRNTDQWYLRVTQVKDLMLDEISKVRWTPDWAGSSREYDWTSNARDWCISRQRYWGIPLPVWQCSCGEMKVIGSTDELQGCEGYHQDMELHRPWIDGVILKCEKCGGAMKRVPDVLDVWFDAGVASWAALGYPRNQAEFQRWWPARFITEAHDQTRGWFYSQLGSSSIAFGRAPYESVLMHGWMLDPQGQAMHKSKGNVIEPGKVIAEYGADAMRFYFMRVSAPWEDIAFQYEGVKNARKTLNILWNVANFASTYMSIDRFEPSSVDANALRDVLRPEDRWLMSRTEKLKSEVTRNLNSCDLHKACRALEEFILEDMSRWYVRLIRDRMWSESSDMDKIAAYKTLYDAIMTTTKLLAPFCPHITEEIYQALDGSMETVHMSDWPVVNHSLIDDRLEASMRMMQELVEDITKERQKKNVKLRWPLKRIVVRANSHEAVDLIKPMEDVLLSQGNVKRVEYIPVGTDWDEMVLEVQPNPNAIGKVYRQWASKIALMLRNRPAEDVRAAIAKGDYNLGIEGQLVKIEPNMVSFGTTLPDNVIGVQFPGGEMYIDFNVDEEIEAEGYARELIRRIQQMRKDMKLDVEEFVRAEVCAPATFQEYFKVWKEHIMKETRTMQMDFVEEPQGEHSASWDVEKQKVDIALTSLHLKERVKNFTAIPGVSQEGAVALVKAGKKCPEDLKEMGEQHLLAIPGLPRADARSIVVFFSGEGPTRQEAAPAPAPAAAPKPAPKEGREAGNKAANGVSLQPSMIYLIKEERNDRSYALFVDALSKGMKGFCVTRDYPAKIRTKYNLGDTPMIWLSSVGKGDSLPPKDLEKLNFALEQFVSKEGGVVLLDGLEYLITNNNFLTVLRFVQSLKDQAAVNGSVLLMSLNPSTLDAHELNLLEKEADVTL; encoded by the coding sequence ATGATAAAGCAGGTTCAAGCCAACTATAGCCCTCCCGAACTGGAAAAGAGGGTTCAGCAGTTCTGGAACGAGACTGACGCTTACAAGAAGACCAAGGACCTACGGGCCAGCGGGAACGACTACTACTTCGTGGACGGCCCGCCGTACACCACTGGCTACATTCATCTGGGCACGGCCTGGAACAAGACCATCAAGGACACTGTTGTGCGCTTCAAGAGGATGCAGAAGCACAATGTCCGCGACCAGCCAGGCTACGACATGCACGGCCTTCCCATCGAAGTGAAGGTCGAACAGAGCATAGGGATCAAGAGCAAGAAGGACATCGAGGCGTACGGCATCGACCGGTTCGTCTCCACCTGCAAGGACTATGCCCTGGGCATGCAGAAGAAAATGACCGAGCAGTTCAAGGAACTCGGAGTGTGGATGGATTGGGAGAGGCCGTACATGACCATCGCCCCCTCGTACATCGAGGCGGCGTGGTGGACCCTCAAAAAGGCACATGGCCAGGGACTGCTGGTATCATCGAACCGGGTCATCACCTGGTGCCCCCGCTGCGAGACCGCTTTGGCCGAGGCGGAGATCGAATACTGGGAGGAGAAAGATCCCTCCATCTACGTCAAGTTCCCCTTGAAGCAGGAGGCGGGGGTGTCCCTCCTGGTATGGACCACCACCCCGTGGACGCTGCCGGCGAACATGGCCGTGGCGGCGCATCCCGACCTAAAGTATGCCAAGGTGCGCTACCTCCGGAACGGGGGGAAGGAGTCCGACATCGTCATCATCCTCGAGTCCCTCATAGATGCCATAGGCTCGCTGGGCAACTGGGACGAATACGACGTCCTGGAGACCTTCGAGGGCGCCGATCTTGTAGGCAAGGAATACTTCCCGCCGCTGGAGGCGGAGGTCGACTCCCAGCGCCGGATGCAGGGCGCCAACGTGCACAAGGTCATCCCATCCACTACAGTGGAGGCGGACATGACCGGGCTGGTGCACATCGCTCCTGGCCACGGTCCCGAGGACTTCGAGCTGGGCAGGAAGTTCGGCCTGGAGCCGTATTCGCCGATAGACGAAGGCGGAAAGTTCGTCGACGACGTGGGCGAGCGCTACGCCGGGATATTCGTTAAGAAAGCGAACCCCAAGATCATCGAGGACCTCCAGAACAAGGGCCTGATGTTCCACTCCGGGCACATCGAGCACCGCTACGGCCACTGCTGGAGGTGCAATTCCGGCATATTGTACCGCAACACCGACCAGTGGTACCTCAGGGTCACCCAGGTCAAGGACCTCATGCTCGACGAGATCTCCAAGGTGCGCTGGACCCCCGATTGGGCCGGTTCGTCCCGCGAGTACGACTGGACCTCCAACGCCCGCGACTGGTGCATCTCCAGGCAGAGGTACTGGGGCATCCCCCTGCCAGTGTGGCAGTGCAGCTGCGGCGAGATGAAGGTTATCGGCTCGACCGATGAGCTGCAGGGCTGCGAGGGGTATCACCAGGACATGGAGCTGCACCGGCCCTGGATCGACGGCGTCATCCTCAAGTGCGAGAAGTGCGGGGGTGCCATGAAGCGTGTCCCCGACGTCCTGGACGTATGGTTCGACGCCGGGGTGGCCTCCTGGGCCGCTCTGGGCTATCCGCGCAACCAGGCGGAGTTCCAGCGCTGGTGGCCGGCCCGGTTCATCACCGAGGCCCATGACCAGACCAGGGGATGGTTCTATTCGCAGCTCGGCTCTTCGTCCATCGCCTTCGGCCGCGCCCCCTACGAGTCGGTGCTCATGCACGGGTGGATGCTGGACCCTCAGGGCCAGGCCATGCACAAGAGCAAAGGCAATGTCATCGAGCCGGGAAAGGTCATCGCCGAGTACGGCGCCGACGCCATGCGGTTCTACTTCATGCGGGTGTCCGCGCCGTGGGAGGACATTGCCTTCCAGTACGAGGGCGTGAAGAACGCCCGCAAGACCCTCAACATCCTGTGGAACGTGGCCAACTTCGCGTCCACGTACATGTCCATTGACCGGTTCGAGCCGTCCTCGGTCGACGCCAACGCGCTCCGCGACGTCCTGCGCCCCGAGGACCGCTGGCTGATGTCGCGGACCGAGAAGCTGAAGTCAGAGGTCACCAGGAACCTGAACTCCTGCGACCTGCACAAGGCCTGCCGCGCCCTGGAGGAGTTCATCTTGGAGGACATGTCCAGGTGGTACGTCAGGCTCATACGCGATCGCATGTGGTCGGAATCCTCCGACATGGACAAGATCGCGGCGTACAAGACGCTGTACGACGCCATAATGACCACCACCAAGCTGCTCGCTCCCTTCTGCCCGCACATCACCGAAGAGATCTATCAGGCCCTCGACGGCTCGATGGAGACGGTGCACATGTCCGACTGGCCGGTGGTAAACCATTCCCTCATCGACGACCGGCTGGAAGCATCCATGAGGATGATGCAGGAGCTGGTGGAGGACATTACCAAGGAGCGGCAGAAAAAGAACGTGAAGCTCAGATGGCCGCTGAAGCGCATCGTGGTCCGCGCCAATTCGCACGAGGCCGTGGACCTCATAAAGCCCATGGAGGACGTCCTGCTCTCCCAGGGCAACGTCAAGAGGGTGGAGTACATCCCCGTGGGAACGGACTGGGACGAGATGGTGCTGGAGGTCCAGCCCAATCCCAATGCCATCGGAAAGGTGTATCGCCAATGGGCCTCCAAGATCGCTCTGATGCTCAGGAACCGCCCCGCCGAGGACGTGAGGGCGGCCATCGCCAAGGGCGACTACAACCTCGGGATCGAGGGGCAGCTCGTCAAGATAGAACCGAACATGGTGTCGTTCGGAACGACGCTTCCGGACAATGTCATCGGGGTGCAGTTCCCCGGCGGCGAGATGTACATCGACTTCAACGTGGACGAGGAGATCGAGGCGGAGGGCTACGCCCGCGAGCTGATCAGGCGCATCCAGCAGATGAGGAAGGATATGAAGCTGGACGTGGAGGAGTTCGTGCGGGCGGAGGTCTGCGCCCCCGCCACCTTCCAGGAGTACTTCAAGGTGTGGAAGGAGCACATCATGAAGGAGACCAGGACCATGCAGATGGACTTCGTCGAGGAGCCCCAGGGAGAGCACTCGGCCAGCTGGGACGTGGAGAAGCAGAAGGTCGACATCGCCCTGACCTCGCTCCACCTCAAAGAGCGCGTGAAGAACTTCACCGCCATCCCGGGGGTCTCTCAGGAGGGCGCCGTCGCCTTGGTGAAGGCGGGCAAGAAGTGCCCCGAGGACCTCAAGGAGATGGGAGAGCAGCATCTTCTGGCGATCCCGGGGCTGCCCCGGGCGGACGCGCGGAGCATCGTAGTTTTTTTCTCCGGTGAGGGGCCGACCCGGCAGGAGGCGGCCCCCGCTCCCGCCCCGGCGGCAGCGCCCAAACCTGCGCCCAAGGAGGGGCGGGAGGCAGGGAATAAGGCGGCGAACGGCGTGAGCCTGCAGCCGTCCATGATCTACCTGATCAAGGAAGAGAGGAATGACCGCTCCTACGCCCTGTTCGTCGACGCTCTCAGCAAGGGCATGAAGGGCTTCTGTGTGACCAGGGACTATCCCGCCAAGATCAGGACCAAATATAACCTGGGCGACACGCCGATGATCTGGCTGTCGTCGGTGGGCAAGGGGGACAGTCTGCCCCCCAAGGACCTGGAGAAGCTCAACTTCGCGCTGGAGCAGTTCGTGAGCAAGGAGGGTGGGGTCGTTCTCCTGGACGGCCTGGAGTACTTGATCACCAACAACAACTTCCTCACCGTCCTGAGGTTCGTACAGTCGCTCAAGGACCAGGCCGCCGTCAACGGCTCAGTGCTGCTGATGTCCCTGAACCCCTCGACACTGGACGCCCACGAGCTGAACCTGCTGGAGAAAGAGGCTGACGTAACCCTTTGA
- the fen gene encoding flap endonuclease-1, producing the protein MGVNLSDIVPVERKNLEDLSGKTLAIDAYNAIYQFLSIIRGPDGTPLKDSRGRTTSQLTGLLYRNINFLEAGIQPAYVFDGVPHVMKSQTLAERSERRSQAHEEWKRAVSEGDIERARCKATQSSRISNEIVESSRILLTYMGIPVVQAPEEGEAQAAYMSLKGDVWAASSQDFDSLLFGAPRLVRNLNITGRRKMPGSKEYRDIFIEIVELEKVLEANGLVSREQLIDLCILMGTDYNEGIRGIGPKKGLKLIKEHGTLEKALESIGQTVPEHECIKDIFLRTERMDGYKIEWRPPDRDKIIDFMCREHEFSEDRVNSALDRLEGKKKQPKKAEAAMPKSQSSLDRWG; encoded by the coding sequence ATGGGAGTGAACCTGTCCGACATCGTGCCGGTGGAGCGGAAGAACCTGGAGGACCTCTCCGGGAAGACCTTGGCCATCGACGCGTACAATGCCATATACCAATTCCTCTCGATCATCAGGGGACCGGACGGAACCCCGCTGAAGGATTCCCGGGGCCGGACGACCTCCCAGCTCACCGGGCTACTGTACCGCAACATCAACTTCCTGGAAGCAGGTATCCAGCCGGCCTACGTGTTCGACGGGGTGCCCCACGTGATGAAGTCGCAGACACTGGCGGAGAGGTCGGAACGAAGGAGCCAGGCCCATGAGGAGTGGAAGCGGGCGGTGAGCGAGGGGGACATCGAGAGGGCCCGATGCAAGGCCACCCAGTCCTCCCGGATCAGCAACGAGATCGTGGAGTCGTCGCGCATCCTGCTAACCTACATGGGCATCCCGGTGGTGCAGGCTCCCGAGGAGGGGGAGGCGCAGGCGGCGTACATGTCCCTCAAGGGGGACGTGTGGGCGGCGTCCTCGCAGGACTTCGACTCCCTGTTGTTCGGCGCCCCCAGGCTCGTCAGGAACCTCAACATCACCGGGCGGAGGAAGATGCCCGGCAGCAAAGAGTATCGGGACATCTTCATCGAGATCGTCGAACTCGAAAAGGTGCTGGAGGCCAACGGACTGGTCAGCAGGGAGCAGCTCATCGACCTGTGTATATTGATGGGCACGGACTACAACGAAGGCATCCGGGGCATCGGGCCGAAGAAGGGGCTCAAGCTGATCAAGGAGCACGGCACCCTGGAGAAAGCGCTGGAGTCCATCGGGCAAACGGTCCCGGAACATGAGTGCATCAAGGATATCTTCCTGCGCACCGAGCGCATGGACGGCTACAAGATCGAATGGCGTCCGCCCGACCGCGACAAGATCATCGACTTCATGTGCCGGGAGCACGAGTTCTCGGAGGATCGGGTGAACTCGGCCCTCGACCGCCTGGAAGGAAAGAAGAAACAGCCCAAGAAGGCCGAGGCGGCCATGCCCAAGTCCCAGTCGAGCCTGGACCGATGGGGCTGA
- the rpe gene encoding ribulose-phosphate 3-epimerase, producing MIKVAPSILSADFSRLGEEVRRVEREGADWVHVDVMDGVFVPNITIGPMVVQHLRPHTKLPFDVHLMIREPEKYVEDFAKAGADYITIHVEASRHVSETLDRIHALGKKAGLSLNPETPFDHVVPYLDKVDLLLIMTVHPGFGGQSFMPEVVPKIALAREYFDEIGNKAEIEIDGGINYDTGKLCVKEGATALAAGSALFKAPDMGREMQRWKAMDRA from the coding sequence ATGATAAAAGTCGCCCCTTCGATACTGTCGGCCGACTTCAGCAGGCTGGGGGAGGAGGTTCGCCGCGTGGAGAGGGAAGGCGCAGACTGGGTGCACGTCGACGTCATGGACGGTGTTTTCGTCCCCAACATCACCATCGGACCTATGGTCGTCCAGCACCTCCGGCCGCATACCAAGCTCCCCTTCGATGTCCACCTGATGATCAGGGAGCCGGAGAAGTACGTGGAGGATTTTGCCAAGGCCGGGGCCGACTACATCACCATCCATGTGGAAGCGTCGCGTCATGTCTCGGAAACACTGGACCGCATACACGCGCTGGGGAAGAAGGCGGGCCTCTCCCTCAACCCGGAGACCCCGTTCGATCATGTGGTCCCCTATCTTGACAAGGTCGACCTCCTCCTGATAATGACCGTTCACCCCGGCTTCGGGGGACAATCGTTCATGCCCGAGGTGGTGCCCAAGATCGCCTTGGCCCGCGAGTACTTCGATGAGATAGGCAACAAGGCGGAGATCGAGATAGACGGGGGCATCAACTACGACACCGGCAAGCTGTGCGTGAAGGAGGGCGCCACGGCCCTAGCCGCCGGCAGCGCGCTGTTCAAGGCGCCCGACATGGGCAGAGAAATGCAGCGGTGGAAGGCCATGGATCGTGCGTAG
- the rnz gene encoding ribonuclease Z yields the protein MQLTFLGTGGGLPSPQRGVSAIALQIGRDVLLFDCGEGTQRQFMLSPVSFMKVSSIFISHFHGDHFLGLPGLIQSMNFSGRDSALDIYGPRGMIELAATVATLGDFTPSFPIRAGEMQGGDAVDFGPYTVTALESEHTIPSLSFVIEEKPRRGRFLIDRAKELGVPEGPMFSRLQSGNAVTVKGKTIEPSMVLGPPRKGRKVVISGDTRPTQAIIEAATGAEVLVHEATMDHSLQEGAREYGHSTAREAAEVAKAAGVGLLILTHISNRYDDASILEKEAQETFPHTVVATDLMSLPVRMGGKGPPGVNLPGGPGPR from the coding sequence GTGCAACTGACATTCCTGGGGACCGGAGGGGGGCTGCCCTCTCCGCAGAGGGGCGTTAGCGCCATCGCCCTGCAGATCGGCAGGGATGTGCTACTGTTCGATTGCGGAGAAGGGACCCAGAGGCAGTTCATGCTCTCCCCGGTCTCGTTCATGAAGGTGTCCAGCATCTTCATCTCTCACTTCCACGGGGACCACTTCCTTGGCCTCCCTGGGCTCATCCAATCGATGAACTTTTCCGGCCGGGACAGCGCCCTGGACATCTACGGGCCCCGGGGCATGATCGAGCTCGCCGCCACCGTAGCCACACTGGGTGATTTCACCCCCTCCTTCCCCATCCGCGCCGGGGAGATGCAGGGGGGCGACGCCGTGGACTTCGGACCGTACACGGTGACCGCGCTGGAGAGCGAGCACACCATCCCCTCCCTGTCCTTCGTAATCGAGGAGAAGCCCCGGAGGGGCAGGTTCCTCATCGACCGGGCCAAGGAGCTGGGCGTTCCCGAGGGCCCCATGTTCAGCCGGCTCCAGTCCGGCAATGCCGTCACGGTGAAGGGGAAGACCATCGAGCCGAGCATGGTTCTCGGGCCTCCCAGGAAGGGGCGCAAGGTCGTGATCTCAGGGGACACCCGCCCCACCCAGGCCATCATCGAAGCGGCCACGGGAGCGGAGGTGCTGGTGCATGAGGCCACCATGGACCACTCCCTTCAGGAGGGGGCGAGGGAGTACGGTCACTCCACCGCCCGGGAGGCTGCGGAGGTGGCCAAGGCCGCGGGGGTCGGCCTCCTTATCCTCACGCATATATCCAACCGCTATGACGACGCTTCGATACTGGAGAAGGAAGCTCAGGAGACCTTTCCCCATACCGTCGTGGCCACAGACCTGATGTCCCTGCCGGTGCGCATGGGCGGGAAGGGTCCCCCGGGTGTGAACCTCCCGGGCGGGCCGGGTCCGCGGTAA